The proteins below come from a single Caenibius sp. WL genomic window:
- a CDS encoding nitroreductase family deazaflavin-dependent oxidoreductase, producing the protein MIKATADNVDWYAEHIRTYLETDGREGHYVDFSGLGGKGPTQTLLLKTVGRKSGKVSIVPLIYGKFGEDYAIIASKGGAPSHPGWFLNMEAADEVAFQVAEDHFTGSWRVAEGEERARIWAGMVDIYPPYTDYEAATSRRIPVVVLTPTGRTATL; encoded by the coding sequence ATGATCAAGGCCACCGCGGATAACGTCGATTGGTACGCCGAACATATTCGCACTTATCTGGAAACCGATGGGCGCGAAGGGCACTACGTGGATTTCAGCGGGCTGGGCGGCAAAGGGCCGACGCAGACGCTGCTGCTCAAGACGGTGGGGCGCAAATCGGGCAAGGTTTCGATCGTGCCGCTGATCTACGGCAAGTTCGGTGAGGATTACGCGATCATCGCTTCGAAAGGCGGTGCGCCCAGCCATCCGGGCTGGTTCCTCAACATGGAGGCGGCGGACGAGGTGGCCTTCCAGGTGGCGGAGGATCATTTCACCGGAAGCTGGCGCGTGGCCGAAGGGGAGGAACGCGCGCGGATCTGGGCCGGAATGGTCGATATCTATCCGCCCTATACGGATTATGAAGCCGCCACCAGCAGGCGCATCCCGGTGGTGGTGCTGACGCCGACCGGCAGGACGGCGACGCTCTGA
- a CDS encoding phospholipase D-like domain-containing protein — translation MTDGPVAETPEGTVQPIVAEGRNCWRIERAERASVVVDAADYYHLIHEAMDKARQRILILGWDFDTRICLEQKNGKRSETLGHFFLRLAKSNPAREIDILKWNFGALKQFLHPRAVWFLLRWSRTRAIDFRLDSAHPPGCSHHQKIVVIDEQFAVCGGIDISTGRWDTPQHRDNEPGRRLPGGKPYMPWHDATMLLTGDVAGALADLGRDRWHVATNGQLLPLPQASERLWPDDLPAQFENVQVAIARTRAPYRDVEEVREIEALYLDMIAAARRFIYFENQYFTSAKVAAAIANRMEEADPPEIVMVMPRQADGWLEQMAMDAARVQLARAIAKVDRLNRFRIYVPVTDGGTDIYVHAKVSIVDDRLLRVGSSNLNNRSLGLDSECDVVIDAGLAGNRDTPQEIARIRNRLLAEHLGVEQEAFAAAFAERGSLVATIEALRSGGKTLDLLDLVKPGPFDAFIAENELLDPEHAEGFLDPLAARGLRKQWKRIRSWRGRARGKGGRRQPVG, via the coding sequence ATGACAGACGGGCCGGTAGCTGAAACACCTGAGGGCACGGTGCAGCCGATCGTCGCGGAAGGGCGGAACTGCTGGCGGATCGAACGGGCCGAGCGCGCCAGCGTGGTGGTGGATGCGGCGGATTATTACCACCTGATCCATGAAGCGATGGACAAGGCGCGCCAGCGTATCCTCATACTCGGCTGGGATTTCGACACGCGAATCTGTCTCGAACAGAAAAACGGGAAACGGTCCGAAACGCTGGGACACTTCTTCCTCCGGCTGGCGAAAAGCAATCCCGCGCGTGAAATCGACATTCTCAAATGGAATTTCGGCGCGCTGAAGCAGTTCCTCCATCCCAGAGCGGTCTGGTTCCTCCTGCGCTGGTCGCGCACCAGGGCGATCGATTTCCGGCTGGACAGCGCCCATCCGCCGGGATGCAGCCATCACCAGAAAATCGTGGTGATCGACGAGCAATTCGCGGTGTGCGGCGGGATCGATATTTCCACCGGGCGCTGGGACACGCCGCAACACCGGGATAACGAGCCGGGCCGCCGCCTGCCCGGCGGCAAGCCGTATATGCCCTGGCACGATGCGACGATGCTGCTGACGGGCGATGTGGCCGGGGCCTTGGCCGATCTCGGGCGGGACCGCTGGCATGTGGCGACCAACGGCCAGCTTCTGCCCCTGCCGCAGGCGAGCGAACGGCTGTGGCCCGACGATCTGCCCGCCCAGTTCGAGAACGTCCAAGTGGCGATTGCGCGCACGCGGGCACCGTATCGCGATGTGGAGGAAGTGCGCGAGATCGAAGCGCTCTATCTAGACATGATCGCCGCCGCCCGCCGCTTCATCTATTTCGAAAATCAGTATTTCACCTCGGCCAAAGTGGCGGCGGCCATCGCCAATCGGATGGAGGAGGCCGATCCGCCCGAGATCGTGATGGTCATGCCGCGCCAGGCCGATGGCTGGCTGGAGCAGATGGCGATGGACGCGGCGCGGGTGCAACTGGCCAGGGCCATCGCCAAAGTGGACCGGCTGAACCGCTTCCGCATCTATGTGCCGGTCACCGATGGCGGCACGGATATCTACGTTCACGCCAAAGTGTCGATTGTCGATGATCGGCTGCTGCGGGTGGGATCGTCCAATCTCAACAACCGTTCGCTCGGGCTCGACAGCGAATGCGATGTGGTGATCGATGCCGGGCTGGCGGGCAACCGCGATACGCCGCAGGAAATCGCCCGTATTCGCAACCGTCTGCTGGCCGAACATCTGGGCGTGGAGCAAGAGGCCTTCGCCGCCGCTTTCGCGGAACGCGGCTCTCTCGTCGCCACGATCGAAGCGCTGCGGAGCGGAGGCAAGACGCTGGACCTGCTCGATCTGGTCAAACCCGGCCCCTTCGACGCGTTCATTGCCGAGAACGAACTGCTCGACCCCGAACATGCCGAGGGGTTTCTCGATCCGCTGGCGGCACGCGGGCTGCGCAAGCAGTGGAAAAGGATTCGCTCCTGGCGCGGCCGGGCGCGGGGGAAGGGCGGTCGCCGTCAGCCGGTGGGCTGA
- a CDS encoding MFS transporter, translated as MIPATGPAAIAAGTGEKLTREQFITLAMLAVVVMFEGFDISATSVVLPYLSKEFSTPTERLGDALAVIALGSMAAWMLLRLADRFGRRPLLLLAAAGFSLGSLATVLTWNIASYTAIQFVTRALLVGQVALAYLIVSESLPAHLRGRANGMLGAMGSFGAALPFLAIGPALESPLGWRMLFVIGAAPLLMMPLLLWRLRETPIWLAVRGRGLARPSALAELRLLLAPHLRMRFFAMSALWFIVNFASSVGGLFFTLYVVKERHWPASDLAAIAPLGLVGAFVGYMGAGLLSDAIGRRWTVSLFAGLLGLLTVSCYASTGWHAITASFVGLQTMLGVWTVAYTLNSELFPTELRGAANGWCNNLIGRWGVVIAPAVMGNLGAQLGGIGPAATALAAVAWLAIPLVLFLIPETRGQQLDQPTG; from the coding sequence ATGATCCCGGCAACAGGCCCCGCCGCCATAGCCGCCGGAACGGGCGAAAAACTCACGCGCGAACAGTTCATCACGCTGGCCATGCTGGCGGTGGTGGTGATGTTCGAAGGGTTCGACATCAGCGCCACCAGCGTGGTCCTGCCGTACCTGAGCAAGGAATTCAGCACGCCGACCGAGCGGCTGGGCGATGCGCTGGCCGTGATCGCGCTGGGATCGATGGCGGCCTGGATGCTGCTGCGCCTGGCCGACCGTTTCGGCCGCCGCCCGCTCCTGCTGCTGGCGGCGGCGGGTTTTTCGCTCGGTTCGCTGGCGACCGTGCTGACGTGGAACATCGCGTCCTACACCGCGATCCAGTTCGTCACCCGGGCGCTGCTCGTGGGGCAGGTGGCGCTGGCCTATCTCATCGTCAGCGAATCCCTGCCCGCGCACTTGCGCGGCCGGGCAAACGGCATGCTCGGCGCGATGGGCAGCTTCGGCGCGGCCCTGCCGTTCCTCGCCATCGGCCCTGCGCTGGAAAGCCCGCTCGGCTGGCGGATGCTGTTCGTGATCGGCGCGGCGCCCCTGTTGATGATGCCGCTGCTGCTGTGGCGCCTGCGCGAAACGCCGATCTGGCTGGCCGTGCGCGGACGCGGGCTGGCGCGGCCATCGGCTCTCGCGGAATTGCGGCTGTTGCTGGCCCCGCACCTGCGTATGCGCTTCTTCGCGATGAGCGCGCTGTGGTTCATCGTCAACTTCGCCAGTTCGGTCGGCGGGCTGTTCTTCACGCTCTACGTGGTCAAGGAACGTCACTGGCCGGCCAGTGACCTCGCCGCGATCGCTCCGCTCGGTCTGGTCGGGGCCTTTGTCGGATATATGGGGGCGGGCCTGCTGTCCGATGCCATAGGGCGGCGCTGGACGGTGAGCCTGTTTGCCGGACTGCTCGGCCTGCTGACGGTGAGTTGTTATGCCTCCACCGGATGGCACGCGATCACCGCGTCATTCGTCGGGCTGCAGACGATGCTGGGCGTCTGGACAGTCGCCTACACGTTGAACAGCGAACTGTTCCCCACCGAATTGCGCGGCGCGGCGAATGGCTGGTGCAACAATCTGATCGGCCGCTGGGGCGTGGTGATCGCCCCGGCGGTGATGGGCAATCTCGGCGCGCAACTGGGCGGTATCGGCCCCGCCGCCACCGCGCTGGCCGCGGTGGCATGGCTGGCGATCCCATTGGTGCTGTTCCTGATCCCCGAAACGCGGGGGCAGCAGCTCGATCAGCCCACCGGCTGA
- a CDS encoding DUF1214 domain-containing protein: MTNGLAKEWSAFCNRLAEAGAVLERASAPKAPLDQAEGLRYLTRLTRAAFLSIIEGGDADFPRFYRLTSDTLKIGGDNPDNLYLNATIRADRTYVLHGQRGTVSYLSFGTKANRFAIDGGMASTGELEDAAMDIAPDGSFAITVSQQKPAQGNWLPMQADSSMLLVRQTFLDRGGAESPARLTIECLDRPARPAPADPAMMDRSLTAAAAFVTQTARAFAGWSEMFMARPNELLPWDQTIFQNVGGDPNIHYLHGYWRLQPGEAWLIETEVPECRFWNFVLQNWWMESADYTFIPHAWLTKHRARIGDDGLLRIVVAPSDPGAPYNWIDTTGHASGTALLRWISTKHHPIPRCRVVPLDSLRA, from the coding sequence ATGACAAACGGACTGGCGAAGGAATGGAGCGCGTTCTGCAACCGGCTGGCCGAAGCCGGGGCAGTGCTGGAGCGCGCATCCGCACCCAAAGCCCCACTCGATCAGGCGGAAGGGCTGCGGTATCTCACCCGGCTGACCCGGGCCGCGTTCCTGTCGATCATCGAAGGAGGCGATGCGGATTTTCCCCGCTTCTACCGCCTGACCAGCGACACGCTGAAAATCGGCGGGGACAATCCCGACAATCTCTATCTCAACGCCACCATTAGGGCGGACCGGACCTATGTCCTGCACGGGCAGCGCGGGACGGTGTCCTACCTCAGCTTCGGGACCAAGGCCAACCGCTTCGCCATCGACGGGGGCATGGCTTCCACCGGAGAGCTGGAGGACGCGGCGATGGACATCGCACCCGATGGCAGCTTCGCGATCACGGTCAGCCAGCAGAAGCCGGCGCAGGGCAACTGGCTGCCGATGCAGGCCGACAGTTCGATGCTGCTGGTGCGGCAGACGTTTCTGGATCGCGGGGGGGCGGAAAGCCCGGCCCGGTTGACGATCGAATGCCTCGACCGCCCGGCTCGCCCCGCCCCCGCCGATCCCGCGATGATGGACCGTTCGTTGACGGCGGCCGCCGCCTTCGTGACTCAAACCGCCCGGGCCTTCGCGGGATGGAGCGAAATGTTCATGGCCCGGCCCAACGAACTGCTGCCATGGGACCAGACCATTTTTCAGAACGTGGGCGGCGATCCCAATATCCATTATCTGCACGGCTACTGGCGGTTACAGCCCGGCGAAGCCTGGTTGATCGAAACCGAAGTGCCCGAATGCCGGTTCTGGAATTTCGTCTTGCAGAACTGGTGGATGGAATCGGCCGATTACACGTTCATCCCTCACGCCTGGCTGACCAAGCATCGCGCCCGGATCGGGGATGATGGCCTGCTGCGCATCGTTGTCGCACCCAGCGATCCCGGCGCCCCCTACAACTGGATCGATACCACCGGCCACGCCAGCGGCACTGCGCTGCTGCGCTGGATCAGCACGAAACATCACCCCATCCCGCGTTGCCGCGTCGTACCGCTGGACAGCCTCCGCGCTTGA
- a CDS encoding NAD-dependent succinate-semialdehyde dehydrogenase, with the protein MYPSVQFLINGVWRDGNGHGEPILNPATGASLGDCPFATEAVLDEALAAAEAAFKTWRKTIPLERARIMRKAADLVRERIEQIAPILTLEQGKPVAESRVELTYAADIVEWYGEECKRSYGRIVPSRNPDVRQLVTHEPVGVVAAFSPWNFPAVTPIRKMAGAIAAGCSIIIKPSEETPATCAELARCFVDAGVPAGVLNVVYGQPAFVSEYLMRAEAVRKVSFTGSVPVGKLLIRQAAETLKRTTMELGGHSPVIVFDDADIDQAAQTLVAGKFRNAGQVCVAPTRFYVQQDSYERFVSRFAELTAAIKVGPGIEPDSQMGPLASARRVEAIEGFVRDAREAGGTVVTGGEKIGNQGFFFQPTVIRDVPDTARVMTEEPFGPIAPIVPFKSFDEVVERANSLQLGLASYAFTSSARTGHAISEAIEAGMVGVNSLAISTPETPFGGIKHSGHGHEGGIEGLEAFTNLKFIAAG; encoded by the coding sequence ATGTACCCTTCAGTCCAGTTCCTGATCAACGGCGTTTGGCGCGATGGCAACGGCCATGGCGAACCCATTCTCAACCCGGCAACGGGTGCTTCGCTGGGCGATTGTCCGTTCGCAACCGAAGCCGTTCTGGACGAAGCGCTGGCCGCCGCCGAAGCGGCCTTCAAGACCTGGCGCAAGACCATTCCGCTCGAACGCGCGCGGATCATGCGCAAGGCGGCCGATCTCGTGCGCGAACGGATCGAGCAGATCGCCCCGATCCTGACTCTCGAACAGGGCAAGCCGGTTGCCGAAAGCCGTGTCGAACTGACTTACGCCGCCGATATCGTCGAATGGTATGGGGAAGAGTGCAAGCGCAGCTATGGCCGCATCGTCCCCAGCCGCAATCCGGACGTGCGCCAGTTGGTCACGCACGAACCGGTCGGCGTGGTCGCCGCGTTCTCCCCATGGAATTTCCCGGCGGTGACGCCGATCCGCAAAATGGCGGGGGCGATTGCGGCAGGCTGTTCGATCATTATCAAACCGTCCGAAGAAACCCCTGCCACCTGCGCCGAACTGGCCCGATGCTTCGTCGACGCAGGCGTTCCGGCGGGCGTGCTGAACGTGGTTTACGGCCAGCCCGCGTTCGTGTCGGAATACCTGATGCGCGCCGAAGCGGTGCGCAAGGTATCCTTCACCGGATCGGTCCCCGTCGGCAAGCTGCTGATCAGACAAGCGGCGGAAACGCTGAAGCGGACCACGATGGAACTGGGTGGCCATTCGCCGGTGATCGTGTTCGACGATGCCGATATCGATCAGGCCGCGCAAACCCTGGTGGCAGGCAAGTTCCGCAACGCCGGGCAGGTCTGCGTCGCCCCCACGCGGTTCTATGTCCAGCAGGATTCCTATGAACGGTTCGTGTCGCGCTTTGCCGAACTGACTGCCGCGATCAAGGTCGGCCCGGGAATTGAACCCGACAGCCAGATGGGCCCGCTGGCCAGCGCGCGCCGGGTGGAAGCCATCGAAGGCTTCGTGCGCGATGCCCGCGAGGCGGGGGGCACAGTGGTGACCGGCGGTGAGAAGATCGGCAACCAGGGCTTCTTCTTCCAGCCGACCGTGATCCGCGACGTGCCCGACACCGCCCGCGTGATGACCGAGGAACCTTTCGGCCCGATTGCCCCCATCGTTCCGTTCAAAAGCTTCGATGAAGTGGTGGAACGCGCCAATTCGCTCCAACTCGGCCTCGCCTCCTACGCGTTCACCTCGTCCGCGCGGACGGGCCATGCCATTTCCGAAGCCATCGAAGCGGGCATGGTGGGCGTCAATTCGCTGGCCATCTCCACCCCGGAAACCCCTTTCGGCGGGATCAAGCACAGCGGCCATGGCCACGAAGGCGGAATCGAAGGGCTGGAGGCGTTCACCAATCTCAAATTCATCGCGGCGGGCTGA
- a CDS encoding EAL domain-containing protein, with protein MPLDVSDALRGGLFASTPIFLGGVFNTIAVAGIAAWRYPTAPFIGWLLFEICLGIVRLGTLMIGRRAIAAGRTPPFSLLFAFLSCLWAGSIGYGAFICVMIGDWVMTTIVCLSASAMVCGICLRNFGTPRLAALMVCLALTPCALAGWLAAEPVMKVISIQLPIYMAVIFAATFALHKMLISRMIALTDLKLSESFNRTILQFSPDYTLLLNRECEVVFSNSPYSPLASSWPAPQDDWLERWRPEHRAMGKKVLARVRTGQTGSFTLCDKDADGRSHWFEVIANMIADGSGRTVVVARDITHQKLSEEKALWMAHHDALTGLPNRPLLQERLDSVLERADKEMVGALLLLDVDNFKIINDTMGHDAGDALLTTFAARLKAALAESDLIARTGGDEFAIILPVDSEDQVDAKVRRIFSQLRRPFNYEGRLLECSASVGASFIPRDGTTRAEIFKAADIALYAAKAAGRAQIKVFEPAMMVEVERHQGMIAAARQALQMDSIEPYYQPKISLGTGQVNGFEALLRWRNADGEICAPRALGAAFEDPRIGHVLGQRMLEKVLDDVSAWIAADVPFGHVAINVAAVDFRSGAFAENLLSQLKAKGVPTSAIQIEVTETAFLGRGSEHVEEALELLSENGIRIALDDFGTGYASLSHLNQYPVDLLKIDRSFIDQIGSNADTAAICSAVINLGHCLGMEVVAEGIETRDQEAHLIGVGCDTGQGYLYSSALAAADVPALVHDQPFMPGPAERSATQVA; from the coding sequence ATGCCGCTTGACGTTTCCGATGCGTTGCGGGGCGGCCTGTTCGCTTCGACGCCCATTTTCCTGGGCGGGGTGTTCAACACCATCGCGGTGGCGGGCATCGCCGCCTGGCGGTATCCCACGGCGCCGTTCATTGGCTGGCTGCTGTTCGAAATCTGCCTGGGGATCGTCCGGCTGGGCACTTTGATGATCGGCCGCCGGGCTATCGCCGCCGGGCGCACGCCGCCATTCAGTCTGCTGTTTGCGTTCCTGTCCTGCCTCTGGGCGGGCTCGATCGGCTATGGCGCGTTCATCTGCGTGATGATCGGCGACTGGGTGATGACCACAATCGTCTGCCTTTCGGCTTCGGCGATGGTCTGCGGCATCTGCCTGCGCAATTTCGGCACGCCGCGCCTGGCGGCGCTGATGGTCTGCCTGGCGCTGACGCCCTGCGCGCTGGCGGGATGGCTGGCCGCCGAGCCGGTGATGAAAGTGATCAGCATCCAGTTGCCGATCTACATGGCGGTAATTTTCGCGGCCACCTTCGCGCTGCACAAGATGCTGATTTCGCGCATGATCGCGCTGACCGACCTGAAACTCAGCGAATCCTTCAACCGCACCATTCTCCAGTTCAGCCCGGACTATACCCTGTTGCTCAACCGCGAATGCGAAGTGGTGTTCAGCAACAGCCCCTATTCGCCGCTGGCCTCGTCGTGGCCAGCGCCGCAGGACGATTGGCTGGAGCGGTGGCGCCCGGAACACCGCGCGATGGGGAAAAAAGTGCTGGCGCGGGTCCGCACCGGCCAGACAGGCAGCTTTACCCTGTGCGACAAAGACGCCGATGGCCGGTCGCACTGGTTCGAAGTGATCGCCAACATGATCGCCGACGGATCGGGGCGCACCGTGGTGGTGGCGCGCGATATCACCCATCAGAAGCTGTCAGAAGAAAAGGCCTTGTGGATGGCGCATCACGATGCGCTGACCGGCCTGCCCAATCGCCCGCTGCTGCAGGAACGGCTCGACAGCGTGCTCGAACGGGCGGACAAGGAGATGGTCGGCGCGCTGCTGTTGCTCGATGTCGACAATTTCAAAATCATCAACGACACGATGGGCCACGACGCGGGCGATGCCTTGCTGACCACGTTTGCAGCCCGGCTCAAGGCGGCACTGGCTGAGAGCGATCTCATCGCCCGGACGGGCGGCGATGAATTCGCCATCATTCTGCCGGTCGACAGCGAGGATCAGGTGGATGCGAAAGTTCGCCGGATTTTTTCGCAATTGCGCCGGCCGTTCAATTACGAAGGCCGCCTGCTGGAATGCAGCGCCAGTGTCGGCGCCAGCTTCATTCCCCGTGACGGGACCACCCGTGCGGAAATCTTCAAGGCGGCCGATATCGCGCTCTACGCGGCGAAGGCCGCCGGTCGCGCGCAGATCAAAGTGTTCGAACCGGCCATGATGGTGGAAGTCGAACGGCATCAGGGCATGATCGCCGCCGCGCGGCAGGCCTTGCAGATGGACAGTATCGAACCCTATTACCAGCCCAAGATATCGCTGGGCACCGGGCAGGTGAACGGTTTCGAGGCGCTGCTGCGCTGGCGCAATGCCGATGGCGAAATCTGTGCGCCCCGGGCGCTCGGCGCGGCGTTCGAAGATCCCCGGATCGGCCATGTGCTGGGCCAGCGGATGCTGGAAAAGGTGCTCGATGATGTCAGCGCCTGGATCGCGGCGGATGTGCCTTTCGGCCATGTGGCGATCAATGTCGCGGCGGTCGATTTCCGCAGCGGCGCTTTCGCGGAAAATCTGCTGAGTCAGTTGAAAGCGAAGGGAGTGCCCACTTCCGCGATCCAGATCGAAGTGACCGAAACCGCGTTCCTCGGCCGAGGTTCCGAGCATGTCGAGGAAGCGCTGGAACTGCTGAGCGAGAACGGCATTCGCATCGCGCTGGACGATTTCGGCACCGGCTATGCCTCGCTCTCGCATCTTAACCAGTATCCGGTCGACCTGCTCAAGATCGACCGCTCCTTTATCGATCAGATCGGCAGCAATGCCGATACCGCCGCAATCTGTTCGGCCGTGATCAATCTGGGGCATTGCCTGGGCATGGAAGTGGTCGCCGAAGGGATCGAAACGCGCGATCAGGAAGCGCACCTGATCGGCGTCGGCTGCGATACCGGGCAAGGCTACCTTTATTCCAGCGCGCTGGCCGCTGCCGATGTGCCCGCGCTGGTGCACGATCAGCCATTCATGCCGGGCCCGGCCGAACGTTCGGCCACGCAGGTCGCCTAG
- a CDS encoding LysR family transcriptional regulator, whose translation MQWDDLQTFLAIARGGTLSAAARALGVTQPTMGRRLAAMERRMGARLLQRLPNRYALTALGESVLANAERIEAEALAAERTIVGRDVALAGLVRLTTVDTLADRIVAPALARLQCVHPGIVVELVPDMRTLSLSKREADIALRMSRFEGHEIIARKAGSLALGIYATADWAARQEGRQARLITVLDDQEHLPEAKWLRERYPEAQASFRSNSREVMLSAAASGAGIAALPRFRADEEANLVYLNTDTPDLVRDVWLGVHADMRHMPRVRAVMDAILAQFNAMASVMRPAEPKSIGH comes from the coding sequence ATGCAATGGGATGATTTGCAGACTTTCCTCGCCATCGCTCGCGGCGGCACCTTGTCCGCCGCCGCCCGCGCGCTCGGGGTCACGCAGCCGACCATGGGCCGGAGGCTGGCGGCGATGGAACGGCGCATGGGCGCGCGCCTGTTGCAGCGCCTGCCCAACCGCTATGCCCTGACCGCGCTGGGCGAAAGCGTGCTGGCCAATGCCGAACGGATCGAAGCCGAAGCACTGGCCGCGGAGCGGACTATCGTCGGCCGCGATGTGGCGCTGGCGGGGCTTGTCCGGTTGACCACGGTGGACACGCTGGCCGACCGTATCGTGGCCCCGGCACTGGCCCGCCTGCAATGCGTGCATCCGGGGATCGTCGTGGAGCTGGTGCCCGATATGCGAACGCTCAGCCTCTCGAAGCGAGAGGCGGATATCGCCTTGCGTATGAGCCGGTTCGAAGGGCACGAGATCATTGCCCGCAAGGCCGGTTCGCTTGCGCTGGGCATCTACGCCACCGCCGACTGGGCGGCCCGGCAGGAAGGCCGCCAGGCGCGGCTGATCACCGTTCTCGATGATCAGGAACACCTGCCCGAAGCCAAGTGGCTGCGCGAACGCTATCCCGAAGCGCAGGCAAGCTTTCGTTCCAACAGCCGCGAAGTCATGCTGAGCGCGGCGGCAAGCGGGGCCGGCATCGCCGCCCTGCCCCGGTTCCGGGCTGATGAGGAAGCCAATCTGGTCTATCTCAACACCGACACGCCCGATCTGGTGCGCGATGTCTGGCTGGGGGTCCATGCCGATATGCGCCACATGCCGCGCGTGCGGGCGGTGATGGATGCCATCCTGGCGCAGTTCAACGCTATGGCAAGCGTGATGCGGCCTGCGGAGCCGAAGAGTATCGGCCACTAG
- the wrbA gene encoding NAD(P)H:quinone oxidoreductase: MSKILVLYYSSYGHIETMAEAIAEGARAAGAEVDIRRVAETVPEEVARASHYKLDQQAPIATVAELEQYDGIIVGTGTRFGRMSSQMAAFLDQAGGLWARGALNGKVGAAFTSTATQHGGQETTLFSIITNLLHFGMTVVGLDYGFAGQMRNDEIVGGAPYGATTIANGDGSRQPSETELESGRYLGRRVAETAQKLFG, from the coding sequence ATGAGCAAGATTCTCGTTCTGTATTATTCGAGCTACGGCCACATCGAAACCATGGCCGAAGCGATTGCCGAAGGGGCCCGTGCCGCCGGGGCGGAAGTCGATATCCGTCGCGTTGCCGAAACCGTGCCCGAAGAAGTGGCGCGCGCCAGCCATTACAAGCTCGATCAGCAGGCCCCCATTGCGACGGTGGCCGAACTGGAACAGTATGACGGCATCATCGTCGGCACCGGCACGCGCTTTGGGCGGATGTCCTCGCAGATGGCCGCATTCCTCGATCAGGCGGGCGGATTGTGGGCGCGCGGCGCGCTCAACGGCAAAGTGGGTGCGGCGTTCACGTCCACCGCCACCCAGCACGGCGGGCAGGAAACCACGCTGTTTTCGATCATCACCAATCTGCTGCATTTCGGCATGACGGTCGTCGGCCTCGACTATGGCTTTGCCGGGCAGATGCGCAACGATGAGATTGTCGGCGGCGCGCCCTATGGTGCGACCACGATCGCCAATGGCGACGGCAGCCGCCAGCCGAGCGAAACCGAGCTGGAAAGCGGCCGTTACCTCGGCCGCCGGGTGGCCGAAACGGCGCAGAAGCTGTTCGGCTAA
- a CDS encoding response regulator transcription factor — protein MNGERQLVIVEDDAAFARTLSRSFERRGYAVLSADSHEALLALLADHSPGYAVVDLKLGGASGLACVQTLRAHDEDMKIVVLTGFASIATAVEAIKLGASHYLAKPSNTDDIEAAFARSDGNPDAPVDGRQSSIKTLEWEHIHQTLVETDFNISEAARRLGMHRRTLARKLEKRQLK, from the coding sequence ATGAACGGCGAACGCCAACTGGTGATCGTGGAAGACGATGCGGCTTTTGCCCGCACGCTTTCCCGTTCGTTCGAACGGCGCGGCTATGCCGTTCTTTCCGCCGACAGCCACGAGGCGCTGCTTGCGCTTCTGGCCGATCATTCGCCCGGTTATGCCGTGGTCGATCTCAAGCTCGGCGGCGCATCGGGTCTTGCCTGCGTGCAGACGCTGCGCGCGCATGACGAGGATATGAAAATCGTCGTGCTGACCGGCTTTGCCAGCATCGCCACGGCGGTGGAGGCGATCAAGCTGGGCGCGTCGCACTATCTCGCCAAGCCGTCCAACACCGACGATATCGAAGCCGCCTTCGCCAGATCCGACGGCAATCCCGATGCCCCGGTCGACGGGCGGCAATCGTCGATCAAGACGCTGGAATGGGAACATATCCACCAGACGCTGGTGGAAACGGATTTCAACATTTCCGAAGCCGCGCGCCGCCTGGGCATGCACCGTCGCACACTGGCGCGCAAACTGGAAAAGCGGCAGCTTAAATAA